One window from the genome of Pseudanabaena yagii GIHE-NHR1 encodes:
- a CDS encoding competence/damage-inducible protein A has translation MNAGAEILCIGTELLLGEILNSNAQYLAQQLALLGVPHFYQTVVGDNPDRIHQALEIAASRSNLIITTGGLGPTPDDLTTEAIANFFDTPLEERPEIWERIQQMAAQTGRKLTANNRKQALLPKGAEILHNPVGTAPGMIWEPQPNLLILTFPGVPSELYPMWEQTAAPLLQARNYGQGIFHSKVLLYWGIAESALATKVNHLFDLKNPTVAPYANYGQARLRITARANTQEEAIALIAPVEAEIRELTGEFCYGTDEDTLASVAGKLLQERGQTLAVAESCTGGWLGQTITEVSGSSSYFLGGVISYSNEVKADLLNVDRQTLEHHGAVSANVAEQMAIGVKSKLKSDWGISITGIAGPTGGTETKPVGLVYVGIADPQGKVEAIELRFSPSRGRNWIRMATVSSALDLFRKRFVMIG, from the coding sequence ATGAATGCAGGTGCGGAAATTCTTTGCATTGGGACAGAGTTATTACTAGGCGAAATTCTTAATAGTAATGCTCAATACCTAGCTCAACAGTTGGCTTTATTAGGAGTCCCACATTTTTATCAAACCGTTGTTGGCGATAACCCCGATCGCATTCATCAAGCCCTAGAAATTGCCGCTAGTCGCTCTAACTTAATCATTACTACTGGTGGGTTGGGCCCGACACCCGACGATCTCACCACCGAGGCGATCGCTAATTTCTTTGATACCCCCCTCGAAGAGCGTCCCGAAATTTGGGAACGCATTCAGCAAATGGCAGCGCAAACTGGGCGCAAACTTACTGCCAACAATCGCAAACAAGCCTTGCTACCCAAGGGAGCCGAAATTTTACATAATCCTGTTGGTACTGCCCCCGGCATGATCTGGGAACCCCAACCCAATTTATTAATTCTCACCTTCCCCGGTGTACCAAGTGAGCTATATCCCATGTGGGAGCAAACGGCTGCCCCTTTGTTGCAAGCTAGAAATTATGGACAAGGCATATTTCACTCCAAAGTTTTGCTGTACTGGGGGATCGCTGAATCAGCATTAGCAACTAAGGTCAATCACTTATTTGATCTCAAAAACCCCACAGTTGCACCCTATGCCAACTATGGACAAGCCAGACTCAGGATTACGGCAAGAGCCAATACTCAAGAAGAGGCGATCGCCTTAATTGCCCCCGTCGAAGCGGAAATCCGCGAACTCACAGGTGAGTTTTGCTATGGCACTGACGAGGACACCTTAGCAAGTGTGGCAGGCAAACTCTTACAAGAACGCGGACAAACCCTCGCCGTTGCCGAGTCCTGTACAGGCGGATGGTTAGGGCAAACAATCACAGAGGTATCAGGTAGTTCCAGCTATTTCCTTGGTGGCGTGATTAGCTATAGCAATGAAGTCAAAGCTGATTTGTTAAATGTCGATCGCCAAACTCTTGAGCACCATGGAGCTGTTAGTGCGAACGTTGCCGAACAAATGGCGATCGGCGTTAAGTCAAAACTTAAATCTGATTGGGGCATCAGCATTACGGGGATTGCAGGTCCAACGGGTGGCACAGAGACTAAACCTGTGGGGCTAGTTTATGTCGGGATCGCTGATCCTCAAGGCAAAGTCGAGGCGATCGAGTTACGCTTTAGTCCCTCTAGAGGTAGAAATTGGATCAGAATGGCAACTGTAAGCTCAGCTTTAGATTTGTTTAGAAAAAGATTTGTTATGATTGGGTAA
- a CDS encoding KH domain-containing protein — translation MPDYNSLISFLLKPLLAHPDALRVDFESNSKSDRVWIRVAFDPEDRGRVFGKGGRTIQAVRTVVMTAAQEVGHSARFEVFDPTPNATSDDSQDNNSERRERQQVQVERPRINVEKPKRREIIN, via the coding sequence ATGCCCGACTATAACTCCTTAATTAGTTTTTTGCTAAAGCCATTACTAGCTCATCCAGATGCCTTGCGGGTAGATTTTGAGTCAAATAGCAAAAGCGATCGCGTCTGGATCAGAGTTGCATTCGATCCAGAAGATCGAGGGCGAGTTTTTGGCAAAGGGGGACGAACAATCCAAGCGGTGCGGACAGTTGTCATGACCGCAGCCCAAGAAGTTGGTCATAGCGCCAGATTTGAAGTTTTTGACCCAACCCCCAACGCAACCTCCGATGACTCTCAAGACAATAACTCAGAGCGTCGAGAACGCCAACAAGTACAGGTCGAGCGTCCTCGGATCAATGTTGAAAAACCGAAGCGACGTGAAATCATTAACTAA
- the rpsP gene encoding 30S ribosomal protein S16 — MIKLRLKRFGKKFEASYRIVVVNSTSRRDGRPLAELGFYNPRTKETQLDVPAIVDRIKKGAQPTDTVRRILEKAKVFDLVSA, encoded by the coding sequence ATGATTAAGTTGAGATTAAAGCGATTTGGCAAGAAGTTTGAAGCCAGCTATCGCATTGTAGTTGTCAATAGCACCAGCCGCCGCGATGGTCGTCCCCTTGCCGAGCTTGGTTTCTACAACCCACGTACCAAAGAAACCCAACTTGATGTACCTGCGATCGTCGATCGCATCAAAAAAGGTGCTCAACCCACTGATACAGTACGTCGTATTCTCGAAAAAGCTAAGGTATTCGATCTCGTTAGCGCTTAA
- the nrdJ gene encoding ribonucleoside-triphosphate reductase, adenosylcobalamin-dependent: MVQEFTRVQKEVRFPDSAPAAYPVFFRTYSRKYNNKRESWAEVCDRTLTGLKTLGKLTQEQADLIDKMQKQLKSLTSGRWLWVGGTEWVDRPENFSGSYNCTSTNVIDWRSFGLMMDLAMQGSGTGGVLEPQYISQLPVIRNQLQVNVIGAIGATPVEKRRHNTEVEFDYANNAVKFHVGDSRQGWVKSYQSLLELSSDEKFDASKPVQITVDISDVRPSGEPLKGFGGMANPVKLPTLYDRCASILNKAIGRQLTSVECCLLIDEAAVCIVAGNIRRSAGMRQFSSEDTLGSVAKDNLWQQDEVGNWRIDPERDALRMANHTRVFHRKPTEQECVDAVRKQYYSGEGAIQWAGEAIARSNADLITTPELKRDFLAAYVKGEGKEWLRSHQPEVTERELEHRLQRYALNPCGEITGADFHCNLSEVHLNQLNPRNEKEQEEAFKAGALSVAALLNHRFNEERYQFSREVDPIVGVSFTGLFDFFVHAFGVEWLRWWEAGRPDTVQGLDFKEKESDYLNRWREIVHQTVWEYCDAHGLRRPNRCTTTQPAGTKSLLTGASPGWHPPKAQRFIRRITFRKEDPVARACMDYGYSIIPSQSDKDENGQLLNDPFDPRCTEWLVEIPVSVSWADLDGADQVEISKFDVMAQFDFYMQVQKHYTRHNTSATLELREHEIEPLGKKIYEAIRDDEGYISAALLARFDDLQTFPRLPFEPIDKATYEKLSVEVLVRRKSDDFYASLLRYDSGELMEAGPAGCDSDKCMFPEQKP, from the coding sequence ATGGTACAAGAATTTACACGAGTCCAGAAAGAGGTTAGGTTTCCCGATAGCGCTCCTGCTGCTTATCCCGTATTTTTCAGGACTTATAGCCGCAAATATAATAACAAGCGGGAAAGCTGGGCGGAGGTATGCGATCGCACACTTACAGGTTTAAAAACACTAGGCAAGCTGACCCAAGAACAAGCTGACCTGATCGACAAGATGCAAAAGCAGCTTAAGTCCCTCACCTCTGGGCGTTGGCTGTGGGTCGGTGGTACTGAATGGGTCGATCGTCCCGAAAATTTCTCAGGCTCCTATAACTGCACCAGCACCAATGTCATCGACTGGCGCTCCTTTGGCTTGATGATGGATCTCGCCATGCAAGGCTCTGGCACTGGTGGCGTATTAGAGCCGCAGTACATCAGCCAATTGCCCGTAATCCGTAACCAGTTGCAAGTCAATGTCATCGGTGCGATCGGCGCAACCCCCGTCGAAAAGCGTCGCCACAATACCGAAGTCGAGTTTGACTATGCTAATAATGCGGTTAAATTCCATGTTGGTGATAGTCGTCAAGGTTGGGTCAAGTCCTACCAGTCTCTCCTAGAGCTATCTAGCGATGAAAAGTTTGACGCATCCAAGCCCGTCCAAATCACCGTTGATATTAGTGATGTGCGCCCCAGTGGTGAACCCCTCAAAGGTTTCGGCGGCATGGCAAATCCTGTCAAGTTGCCTACGCTTTATGATCGCTGTGCCAGCATTTTAAATAAAGCGATCGGTCGTCAACTCACCTCCGTTGAGTGCTGCCTTCTCATCGATGAAGCCGCCGTTTGCATTGTGGCAGGTAACATCCGAAGAAGTGCGGGGATGCGCCAATTCTCTTCAGAAGATACGCTCGGTTCTGTAGCAAAAGATAATCTCTGGCAGCAGGATGAAGTAGGTAACTGGCGCATCGACCCTGAGCGTGATGCTTTGAGAATGGCGAACCACACGAGAGTATTCCATCGCAAGCCGACTGAACAAGAATGTGTTGATGCTGTTCGCAAACAATACTATTCGGGTGAAGGTGCAATTCAATGGGCAGGTGAAGCGATCGCACGTTCTAATGCGGATTTGATTACAACTCCTGAACTCAAGCGTGATTTCCTTGCTGCTTATGTCAAAGGCGAAGGAAAAGAATGGTTGCGATCGCATCAACCTGAAGTCACTGAACGCGAGCTAGAACATAGATTACAACGCTATGCTCTGAATCCTTGTGGTGAAATAACTGGGGCTGACTTCCATTGCAATTTGTCTGAAGTGCATCTCAATCAACTCAATCCTCGTAATGAGAAAGAACAGGAAGAAGCCTTTAAAGCAGGTGCCTTGTCGGTTGCCGCGTTGCTCAATCATCGCTTCAATGAAGAACGCTATCAATTTAGCCGTGAAGTTGACCCAATTGTGGGTGTATCCTTTACAGGACTATTTGACTTCTTCGTTCATGCCTTTGGTGTGGAATGGTTGCGCTGGTGGGAAGCAGGTCGTCCTGACACTGTGCAGGGGCTAGACTTCAAAGAGAAGGAATCTGATTATCTAAATCGCTGGCGCGAAATCGTGCATCAGACGGTTTGGGAATACTGCGACGCGCATGGCTTACGCCGCCCGAATCGTTGCACGACAACTCAGCCAGCAGGCACGAAATCCTTACTGACTGGGGCTTCCCCCGGATGGCATCCACCGAAGGCGCAGCGCTTTATCCGTCGGATTACTTTCCGTAAGGAAGATCCTGTGGCGCGGGCTTGTATGGACTATGGCTATAGCATCATTCCTTCGCAATCGGATAAGGATGAGAATGGACAATTGCTGAATGATCCCTTCGATCCGAGATGTACGGAATGGCTGGTGGAGATTCCTGTGAGCGTGTCTTGGGCTGACCTTGACGGTGCGGATCAGGTGGAAATCAGTAAGTTCGATGTAATGGCGCAGTTTGATTTCTATATGCAGGTGCAGAAGCATTACACCCGTCATAATACTTCCGCAACCTTAGAATTGCGCGAGCATGAAATCGAACCTTTAGGGAAGAAGATTTACGAAGCAATTCGTGATGATGAGGGTTATATCTCGGCGGCGCTATTGGCGCGTTTTGATGACCTGCAAACTTTCCCTCGTTTGCCCTTTGAGCCAATTGACAAGGCTACCTATGAGAAGCTCAGTGTTGAGGTGCTAGTACGTCGCAAGTCTGATGATTTTTACGCAAGTTTGTTGCGTTATGATTCGGGTGAGTTGATGGAGGCGGGACCTGCGGGTTGCGATTCTGATAAGTGTATGTTCCCTGAACAGAAGCCATAG
- a CDS encoding type II toxin-antitoxin system VapC family toxin, whose translation MIFLDSDIIIDFLRRYPTAISWLESLEDEKIALSGYVAMELMQGCNNKIELQQIRKFIANFEVVWATAETCNQALEVFAEYNLSHGLGLIDALIGQTAISLGVPLHTFNIKHYAVIPLLTTVQPYKRL comes from the coding sequence ATGATCTTTTTGGATAGTGACATTATCATCGATTTCCTGCGAAGATATCCTACTGCGATTAGTTGGTTAGAATCTCTAGAGGATGAGAAGATTGCTCTATCTGGATATGTGGCAATGGAACTAATGCAGGGATGTAATAACAAGATTGAATTGCAGCAGATCCGAAAATTTATTGCTAACTTTGAGGTTGTCTGGGCGACAGCCGAAACTTGTAATCAAGCTTTAGAAGTGTTTGCAGAGTACAACCTCAGTCATGGGCTTGGTTTGATTGATGCTTTGATTGGTCAAACAGCTATTTCTTTAGGTGTGCCGCTACATACGTTTAATATCAAACACTATGCAGTTATTCCACTTCTCACAACTGTGCAACCATACAAAAGACTTTAG
- a CDS encoding DUF4209 domain-containing protein: protein MVFSFYENAANHNSGWGTYFGPMMTAPEKDGRMMESPSIQRVNAKVISYWTQRFQSTSNSLMQARYAGLVYDFTEKVTGEKPHHYHSVATTYCQALLKVAKERNHDDEVDIIQKLERALFIATSFKKQELITSAKEIILDYERFIAEDSKPNLWGFSFDLLIDNKKVVLSTDEEKEVIECLEDRLNRLKDGEEPWICEKAAERLARYYRSKKLKEECSRVIRTLGYSFESAASKSEPLIASGWLEHMHHIYTEYELINDAKRILRIIQDISPRVYDDMKLISYEMEISHNEIESYIEQILDGDLEKSLTRIAINHIPQRCEIKKQLQELAEKAPISFLFTKEITDEQGRIIATVGSLEEDLDGNIVSQMSQRMNISAIFLNTIISRVINQFGLDSDNLVSYLFKSPVFVDNQRDFLLKGIQKYLEQDYVVATHLLIPQIEATVRKLVEISGGTVLKRGRGGGFHLITLDDLLRSEQVKQALGEDASLYFRVVLTDQRGWNIRNDVCHGISLQYKCSQVVVERLIHILLVLGLLRHKQL from the coding sequence ATGGTATTCTCTTTTTACGAGAATGCTGCAAATCACAACAGTGGTTGGGGAACATATTTTGGACCAATGATGACCGCTCCAGAAAAAGATGGAAGAATGATGGAAAGTCCTAGTATTCAACGAGTTAATGCAAAGGTTATTTCCTATTGGACTCAGAGATTTCAATCAACAAGTAATTCGCTCATGCAAGCACGTTACGCAGGGTTAGTGTATGATTTTACTGAAAAAGTAACTGGGGAAAAGCCTCATCATTATCATTCAGTAGCAACTACATATTGTCAGGCACTACTTAAAGTAGCTAAAGAAAGAAATCATGATGATGAGGTTGACATTATCCAGAAGCTTGAACGGGCTTTATTCATTGCAACTTCCTTTAAAAAACAAGAACTAATTACAAGTGCAAAAGAAATAATTTTAGATTACGAGCGTTTTATCGCTGAAGATTCTAAACCAAATCTCTGGGGTTTCAGTTTCGATTTACTCATTGATAACAAAAAAGTTGTTCTTTCCACAGACGAAGAAAAGGAAGTGATAGAGTGTCTCGAAGATAGACTAAATAGACTCAAAGATGGAGAAGAACCTTGGATATGTGAAAAAGCTGCTGAAAGACTAGCTCGCTATTATCGCTCAAAAAAACTTAAAGAAGAATGTTCTCGTGTCATAAGAACACTGGGTTATTCTTTTGAAAGTGCTGCTAGTAAATCAGAGCCTCTGATCGCTTCTGGTTGGCTAGAACACATGCATCATATCTATACAGAATATGAGCTTATCAATGATGCAAAGCGTATTTTAAGAATCATCCAAGATATCAGTCCTAGGGTATACGATGATATGAAATTAATATCCTATGAAATGGAGATTTCTCATAATGAAATCGAAAGTTATATTGAGCAAATATTAGACGGAGATCTTGAAAAGTCTCTTACTCGCATTGCAATAAATCATATTCCACAACGTTGTGAGATTAAGAAACAGTTACAGGAGCTTGCGGAGAAGGCTCCTATTAGCTTTCTCTTTACAAAGGAAATAACTGACGAACAAGGAAGGATAATTGCGACTGTAGGTTCTTTAGAAGAGGACTTGGATGGAAATATTGTGAGTCAAATGTCTCAAAGAATGAATATATCTGCGATATTTTTAAATACAATTATATCCAGAGTAATAAACCAATTTGGTCTTGATTCTGATAATCTAGTTAGCTACTTATTTAAGTCTCCAGTTTTTGTAGACAACCAAAGAGATTTTTTACTTAAAGGAATTCAAAAATATCTTGAACAAGATTATGTAGTGGCTACTCATCTACTCATTCCACAGATTGAGGCAACTGTGAGAAAACTGGTAGAGATTTCTGGCGGGACAGTTTTAAAGCGTGGACGAGGTGGTGGTTTTCACTTGATAACACTTGATGATCTTCTCCGAAGTGAACAGGTAAAACAGGCATTAGGTGAAGATGCTTCTCTTTATTTTCGAGTAGTTTTAACGGATCAACGAGGCTGGAATATCCGTAATGATGTTTGTCATGGTATTTCTCTACAGTATAAATGTTCCCAAGTTGTTGTAGAAAGGCTAATTCATATTCTCCTTGTATTAGGGCTTTTAAGACATAAACAACTTTAA
- a CDS encoding type II toxin-antitoxin system RelE/ParE family toxin, which yields MNVFWTNKAIEHLTAIHSYHAQVSPQYATRLVDLITKRSQQIATFPNSGRMLPEINLEQIREVIVVLNNLQRGFDSAQPSV from the coding sequence ATGAACGTATTTTGGACAAACAAAGCGATCGAGCATTTGACCGCAATTCATAGCTATCATGCTCAGGTTTCACCTCAGTATGCGACTCGATTAGTGGACTTGATTACAAAGCGATCGCAACAAATTGCTACATTTCCCAATTCTGGGAGGATGTTGCCTGAAATCAACTTAGAGCAAATACGCGAAGTTATAGTTGTTTTAAATAATTTGCAGAGGGGCTTCGACTCCGCTCAGCCATCGGTGTAA
- a CDS encoding biliverdin-producing heme oxygenase produces MSHLANRLREGTQKSHTAAENTAFMKCFLKGIVETVPFRKLLANLYLVYSTLEEEFRRHQQHHIVGKLYFQELNRQQNLEQDLAFYYGENWRSEIVPLKAGQAYVDRLKEISNTDPALLIAHSYTRYMGDLSGGQALKHIVRSALDLPDEHGTTFYEFDQLPTLEAKRDFKDKYRQALDSLEVDEETVERIVEEANYAFTLNRNVVDELEADVRAVIDPHVFELLTKQDRVGSTERRGHPVTV; encoded by the coding sequence ATGAGTCACCTAGCTAACCGTCTGCGCGAAGGTACACAGAAATCACATACTGCCGCAGAGAACACTGCATTTATGAAATGCTTTCTCAAAGGAATTGTGGAGACCGTTCCTTTTAGGAAATTATTGGCAAATCTTTATCTTGTGTATAGCACCCTCGAAGAGGAATTTCGTCGGCATCAGCAACATCATATTGTTGGCAAATTATATTTCCAAGAACTCAATCGCCAACAAAATTTAGAACAGGATTTAGCCTTCTATTATGGTGAAAATTGGCGTTCAGAAATTGTGCCTTTAAAAGCAGGACAAGCCTACGTTGATCGCCTGAAGGAAATTTCTAATACCGATCCTGCCTTGCTGATTGCCCATTCCTATACCCGTTATATGGGCGATTTATCTGGTGGACAAGCCTTGAAGCATATCGTGCGATCGGCTCTCGACTTACCCGATGAGCATGGTACAACTTTTTACGAATTTGACCAATTGCCAACGTTAGAAGCCAAGAGGGATTTTAAAGATAAATATCGCCAAGCTTTAGATTCCCTTGAGGTAGATGAGGAAACGGTTGAGAGAATTGTGGAAGAGGCAAATTATGCTTTTACCCTCAATCGGAATGTGGTTGATGAGTTAGAAGCAGATGTAAGAGCGGTCATTGATCCCCATGTATTTGAGCTACTAACCAAACAGGATCGGGTTGGTAGTACCGAACGTCGTGGACATCCTGTAACGGTATAG